The genomic region GGCAGCAAGGGGGCATCCTGGCAAGCCTCGTTCCGTATCCTGGTCTGATATCGCGCTGCGATAAATCCGGTTCCCTGGGATCCGAAATAGCCGGGCGGCACGCCAGGGCTCTTCGGGGGGCGGAGCAACGCCCCGAGGCGCCTGGATCAGAAGCCCAGTTCCACGGCCGCCCGTTCCAGGGTTCGGTGGCTGCCAACCTCATAGAGGCTGCCAAGCCATTTGCGAACCGGCACGGTCAGGCGCGCATCCGTGCCAAGCAATCCGAACAATGGCCGGATCGACAGCAAGGGGGCGGGATCCTGGCCACCCTCTTCCGCCTTCTGCCGCAGCAGCGCCGCCATCGGGTGGCGCACGTCGATCGGTCGCCCCTGTTCGTCATCGCCGCGCACGCGCCGCATCCAGCCGGCCAGGGCGAGGGCGAGCAGATCGATGCTGCCGCCCTGTTCCAGCCGGGCCGTGATCGGCACCACCAGCACGTTCAGCGGTGCGTCGGTGTTGACCCGTTCGACGGTGTCCTTGATGGCGGGATTGGCGAAGCGGGCGATCAGGGTCCGCTTGTAGTCGGCCAGGTCGATCCTCGGTACATCCGGCAGGGTCGGGCCGGTCTCGCGGTCCATCAGCGCCGCCATGTAGCGGCGGAACAGCGGGTCGGCCATGGTCTCATCGATATAAGTGTAGCCGCAGAGCCGCCCCAGCGCGGCCACCGCGAGATGGCTGCCGTTGAGCAGGCGCAGCTTCATCATCTCGTACGGGGCCACGTCCGGCACGAACTGCGCGCCGACCTGTTCCCAGGCCGGCCGGCCGGCGGCGAATCTGTCCTCGATCACCCATTGCGTGAAGTCCTCGCAGACCACCGGCCAGCGGTCGGCGATGCCGTAGCGACGCTCGAGATGGGCGATGTCCTCCGGCGCCGTCACCGGCGTGATGCGGTCGACCATGGTGTTGGGGAAGGGCACATGCGCCGCGATCCATCCGGCGAGGCCGGATCCGCGCAGCTCCGCCAGCGTCAGCACCGCCTCGCGCAGCACATCGCCGTTGTGCTGGATGTTGTCGCAGGACAGCGCGGTGAACGGCGCCCCGGCCGCCGCGCGTCGCCGCCGGCAGGCTTCCACCAGGATGCCGATGGCGCTGCGGGGGCTTTCCGGGGTGGCGAGGTCCTGCCGGATCGCCGGATGGCCGGGGTCGAGCCGGCGGGTCGCGGGATCGAGGCAATAGCCGTTCTCGGTGACGGTCAGGCTCGCGATGCGGATCGCCGGGTTGTCCAGCTCGGCCAGCAGGGCAGCGCTGGACTCGCCTGCGTAGATGATGCGCGCCACCGAGCCGATCACCGAGACGGCCTCGCCGCCGGCACCGCGCTCGATCAGGGTGTACAGCGCGTCCTGCGGCACCATGGCGTCGTGCATGCGCTTGTCGGCCGGCAGCAGGCCCGCCCCGACGATGCCCCAGGACAGCGCCGCAAGGTCGCGCTGCATCAGCTCGTGCGTGTAGCGGGCCATGTGGGCACGATGGAACCCGCCGAAGCCAAGATGCACGATGCCCGGCACGACGGTGGCGGGATCGTAGCCGGGAAGCCGCACGGGCGCCGTGATGGCGGCGAGGGTGCGGCGGCTGAGCTCGATCGCGCTCATGGAATTCCCTTTACTTGACGGCACCGAAGGTCAGGCCGCGCACGAGCTGTCGCTGGCTGATCCAGCCCAGTACCAGGATCGGCGCGATCGCCAGCGTGGAGGCAGCCGAGAGCTTGGCCCAGAACAACCCCTGTGGCGCCGAGAAGGAGGCAATGAAGGCGGGCAGGGGGGCGGCGTCGTGGACCGAAAGATTGAGGCTCCAGAACGCCTCGTTCCAGCACAGGATCACCGAGAGCAGCCCGGTCGAGGCGATGCCGGGGGCGACCAGCGGCAGCAGCACGTACAGGATCGCCTGGCGCACGTCGGCGCCGTCGATGCGACTGGCCTCGATGATGTCCTTTGGCGTCTCGCGGAAGAAAGTGAACAGCATCCACACGCCGATCGGCAGGTTGCTGAGTGTGTAGACAACGATCAGCGCGATGCGGGAATCGAGCAGCCCCGTGTCCCGCGCGATCAGGTAGATCGGCACCAGCACGCCGACCGCGGGCAGCATCTTGGTCGAGAGCATCCACAGCAGCGTGCCGCGGGTGCGCGGCGTCGGATAGAACGCCATGGCGAAGGCCGCCGGCACCGCGATCGCCAGCATCAGTACCGTCGTCGCCAGGGCGATCACCACGCTGTTCATGGCGAAGGCGACATAGTTGGCGCGATCGAAGATCTCCGCGTAGTTTTCCAGCGTCGGCGCAAACAGCAATGTGGGCGGCGTCTGCACCGCCTGTGCCTCGGTCTTGAGGCTGGCCAGCCCCATCCACAGGATCGGGAAGAACATCACCACCGCCGCGGCCCAGGCCAGCACCCCGGCGGCGAGGCTGTGGCCCTTGGACGACGGCGTCATGCGTCGAGCTTCCGTGCCACGGTGCGCACCAGGAAGGCGGCCATGATGTTGGCCAGGACGATGGCGATCACCCCCGCTGCCGAGGCCGAGCCGACATTGAAGGCCAGCAGCGCGCGCTGGTAGATCAGGAAGGCAAGGTTGGTGGTGGCAAGCCCCGGCCCGCCGGAGGTGGTGACGTAGATCTCGGCGAAGACGCCGAGCAGGAAGATCGTTTCCATCATCACCACGACGCTGATGGCGCGGCCCATGTGCGGCACCTGGACATGCCGGAAGATCGAGACCGGCCCGGCGCCGTCGAGCCGCGCCGCCTCCAGCGTCTCCTCGTCGAGCGACTGCAGCGCCGTCAGCAGGATCAGGAAGGCGAAGGGCAGCCATTCCCAGGACACGATCATGATGACCGAGGCAAGCGGCAGCTCGGCGAACCAGTCGACCGGGGGCAGGCCGAACAGGCCGGTGATCCAGGCGAACAGCCCGTTCACCGGATGCATGAGCAGGTTCTTCCAGATCAGCGCGCTGACCGTGGGCATCACGAAGAACGGCGAGATCATCATCACCCGGGCGATGCCGCGGCCGGGGAACTCGGCCTGGAACAGGGCGGCGAGCACGGCGCCGAGGCAGACGGTGATCGCCAGCACGGCGCCGACCAGCAGCACGGTGACCCATAGCGACTGCACCAGGGCAGGATCGCGCAGCAGGAAGCGGTAGTTGTTGAAGCCCGCCCAGCCCGCCAGGTCCGGGTTCAGCATGTTGTAGCGACGGAACGAGAAATACAGCGTCATTGCCAGCGGGATCAGCGACCACAGCAGCAGCAGCCCCACCGCCGGCGCCACCAGGGGCAGGGTGCGGACCCGTCCCCCCTGTCCGTCCGCCGCCGTGCGGGGGCGCGGCGTCAGGAATCGGCGCAGGGTCGCCGTCGCCGGGCTGCTGTGCATGCGTCCCCTCCGTCTGTGCCGGGGGCCGGGGATGGAGTTACTGGTAGCCCGCCTGCTGCATGGTCGCGGTGACCGATGCCTGTGCCCCTTTCAGGGCATCCTCGACACTGCTCTGGCCGGTCAGCGCGCCGGCCAGTGCCTGTCCGACGGTGGTGCCGATCGCCTGGAATTCCGGGATCGCGACGTACTGGATGCCGACATAGGGCACGGGCTGGGCGCTCGGGTGGCGCAGGTCGGCGGTCTGGATCGCCTGGTTGACCAGGGTCGCGAAGCTGGCGGCCTTCACATACTCCGGATTGTCGTAGGTGGATTTGCGCGTGCCCGGCGGCACGCTGGCCCAGCCTTCGGATTTGCCGACCTGGGCGATGTAGTCTTTCGACGTCGCCCAGGCCAGGAACGACTTCGCCGTGTCCGGCTTCTTCGAGGTCTTCGGCACTGCGAGCGCCCAGGCCCAGAACCAGTGCGAGCCATTCGGCACGCGCGCGACCGGCGCCTGGGCGAAGCCGACCCGGTCGGCGACCTGGCTGCCCTTCCTGTTGGTGACGAAGCCGGCGGCGACGGTGGCATCGATCCAGATGGCGCAATGGCCGGTGGCGAACAGCGCCAGGTTTTCGTTGAACCCGTTGGAGCTGGCGCCCGGTGGGCCGTAGTCGCGCAACAGGTGAACATAGAAGCCGGCCGCGTCCTGCCAGGGCTTCGTGTCCAGTTCCGCGTTCCATTTCTCGTCGAACCAGCGGCCGCCGAACGTGTTCACCAGCGTGCTGAAATAGGCGGTGTTCTCGCCCCAGCCCGGCTTGCCGCGCAGGCAGATGCCGTATTGCTGCTGGTCGCGTTTGGTCAGCGTGCGGGCGAACCCCTCGATGTCGTCGTAGCTCGGCTGCTGCGGCATCTGCAGCCCGGCCTGCTCGAACAGGTCCCGGCGGTACATGGTGAAGGAGCTCTCGGCGTAGAACGGCACCGCGACCAGCCGGCCATCGCCCGACAGCGCCTCCCGCACCGTCGGGAAGATGTCTTCGTAGTCGTAGCCTTTCGGGAAATCATCGAGCGGGGTGAGCCAGTTTTGCTTCGCCCAGATCGGCGCCTCGTAGGAGCCGATGGTCAGCACGTCGAACTGTCCGCCGCGCGTGGCGATGTCGGTGGTGGCGCGCTGGCGCAGCACGTTCTCTTCCAGCACCACCCAGTTGATCCGGTTGCCGGTGCGCTGCTCCCATTGCGGCGAGAGGCGCTGCATGATGATCATGTCGGCGTTGTTGACGGTCGCGACGGTGATGGTCTCGGCGCAAACCTCCGTGCCGGACAGGATTCCGGCGACGGCGACGATGGCGGTGATCGTCCGACGCATATCCCCCCAGCTCCTTATTGCGGGCTGCCGCTCGGCTTGCCGGCAGCAGATCAGCGTCGCGGGGGGACGTCAAGCAACGGAGCGCCCCGGCAACGGCCGTGCTCCGTCCCGAGTGCGTGACGCGGCGCGCGAGCCGCCGGATCAGTTTTCCAGCTCGCTGTCCCAGTACAGGTAGTCGCGCCAGCTCTCGTGCAGGTAGTTCGGCGGGAAGGCGCGCCCGTTCTCCTGCAGTTGCCAGGTGGAAGGTTGCTCCGGTGCCGCGCGCGGATACATCTGGCATTCCCGCGGCAGGCGGCTGCCCTTGCGCAGGTTGCACGGGCCGCAGGCGGTCACGACGTTCTCCCAGGTGGTGCGCCCGCCGCGGCTGCGCGGGATCACATGGTCGAAGGTCAGCTCCGGGGTCGGCTGCCGCTCGCCGCAATACTGGCAGGCGAAGGCGTCGCGCAGGAAGACATTGAAGCGGGTGAACGCCGGGCGGCGCGCCGCCGGGATGTAGTCCTTCAGGGCGATCACGCTCGGCAGGCGCATCGACATGCTGGGCGAACGGACCTCGGCGTCGTACTCGCTCAGCACCGAAACGCGGTCGAGGAACACGGCCTTGACCGCGTCCTGCCATGACCAGACGGACAGGGGAAAGTACGAGAGCGGACGGAAATCCGCATTCAGTACCAGCGCAGGAAAATGTTGTCCGCCGTCCGGCAAAACGCATCCCCGACCGGGCGATGCCCAATGTCTGGGGGAAGTTCACTTAACGATCCGCCAGATATTGTGCGTCGCCGAGAACCCGGGAGACTTATCGCACCGGGATGTGGCAGCCGCAAGGCGGAGTTGCCGGGTTTCACCGTTGCGTCACGCGCGAGCACCGATCCCACGCTACGAAGGCACAACGATACTTGGGGCGTTGCCCCAAACCCCACCAGGGCTCCGCCCTGGACCTGCCAAGGGCTTCGCCCTTGGAACCCTTTATTTTTCCGCGAAAGCACGCTGCAATGCCAGCGCACCCCGCGCCAGTCCCGCCTCGTCGATGCCATGCCCGAGTCGGGGACAGAACAGGCTTTCCACCGGGAACCCCGCCGCCAGCAATGCCGCCTCCGCTTCCCGCGAGCGCGAGGGTGGCACCACCTCGTCCACCTCCCCATGCACCAGCAGGACCGGCGGACGCGCCGGCGCCTCCCCCAACCGGTGCGGCGCCAGCAAGGCGCCGGAAAAGGCCAGGATGACCCTGGGCGGCACGGGGCGGCGCAGCCCGGTGTGCAGCGCGGTCATTGCCCCCTGGCTGAACCCCATCAAGGCATAGGCATCCGCCGGCAGCCCGAGCCGGGCCAGTTCCGCATCGATGAAAGCGCCCAGCAGCGGCGCCGCCGCATCCACGCCCGCTTCCAGTTGCGTCGGCGTGCGATCCCACAAGCCGAACCATTGCCGGCCCATCGGCGCGCCATCGTAAGGGAACGGGGCATCGGGGGCGACGAAGGCGGCCTGCGGCATGGCTGTGGCCCACCAGGGCGCCAGATCGATCAAATCATGACCATCCGCGCCCACGCCATGGCACAGCACCACCAGTTGCGCGGCGCGGCCCTCCTTCGGTCCCCAGCGCGGCCCGTCCAGCATCGTCGCGTGCTCCTCCTGCGGCGTCACAGCCTGTATAGCGCCCGGCATGGAGGTCATCACCCGCTTCGCGCCCAGCCCGACCGGGCATCTGCATCTCGGCCACGCCTTCTCGGCGCTCACCGCCTGGCACCGGGCCCGGCAGGCGGGGGGACGCTTCCTGCTGCGGCTGGAGGATATCGACCCCACCCGCTGCCGCCCGGACTTCGCCACGGCGATCCTGGAGGACCTGGCCTG from Rhodovastum atsumiense harbors:
- a CDS encoding mannitol dehydrogenase family protein — its product is MSAIELSRRTLAAITAPVRLPGYDPATVVPGIVHLGFGGFHRAHMARYTHELMQRDLAALSWGIVGAGLLPADKRMHDAMVPQDALYTLIERGAGGEAVSVIGSVARIIYAGESSAALLAELDNPAIRIASLTVTENGYCLDPATRRLDPGHPAIRQDLATPESPRSAIGILVEACRRRRAAAGAPFTALSCDNIQHNGDVLREAVLTLAELRGSGLAGWIAAHVPFPNTMVDRITPVTAPEDIAHLERRYGIADRWPVVCEDFTQWVIEDRFAAGRPAWEQVGAQFVPDVAPYEMMKLRLLNGSHLAVAALGRLCGYTYIDETMADPLFRRYMAALMDRETGPTLPDVPRIDLADYKRTLIARFANPAIKDTVERVNTDAPLNVLVVPITARLEQGGSIDLLALALAGWMRRVRGDDEQGRPIDVRHPMAALLRQKAEEGGQDPAPLLSIRPLFGLLGTDARLTVPVRKWLGSLYEVGSHRTLERAAVELGF
- a CDS encoding carbohydrate ABC transporter permease, with amino-acid sequence MTPSSKGHSLAAGVLAWAAAVVMFFPILWMGLASLKTEAQAVQTPPTLLFAPTLENYAEIFDRANYVAFAMNSVVIALATTVLMLAIAVPAAFAMAFYPTPRTRGTLLWMLSTKMLPAVGVLVPIYLIARDTGLLDSRIALIVVYTLSNLPIGVWMLFTFFRETPKDIIEASRIDGADVRQAILYVLLPLVAPGIASTGLLSVILCWNEAFWSLNLSVHDAAPLPAFIASFSAPQGLFWAKLSAASTLAIAPILVLGWISQRQLVRGLTFGAVK
- a CDS encoding carbohydrate ABC transporter permease, whose product is MHSSPATATLRRFLTPRPRTAADGQGGRVRTLPLVAPAVGLLLLWSLIPLAMTLYFSFRRYNMLNPDLAGWAGFNNYRFLLRDPALVQSLWVTVLLVGAVLAITVCLGAVLAALFQAEFPGRGIARVMMISPFFVMPTVSALIWKNLLMHPVNGLFAWITGLFGLPPVDWFAELPLASVIMIVSWEWLPFAFLILLTALQSLDEETLEAARLDGAGPVSIFRHVQVPHMGRAISVVVMMETIFLLGVFAEIYVTTSGGPGLATTNLAFLIYQRALLAFNVGSASAAGVIAIVLANIMAAFLVRTVARKLDA
- a CDS encoding ABC transporter substrate-binding protein, which codes for MRRTITAIVAVAGILSGTEVCAETITVATVNNADMIIMQRLSPQWEQRTGNRINWVVLEENVLRQRATTDIATRGGQFDVLTIGSYEAPIWAKQNWLTPLDDFPKGYDYEDIFPTVREALSGDGRLVAVPFYAESSFTMYRRDLFEQAGLQMPQQPSYDDIEGFARTLTKRDQQQYGICLRGKPGWGENTAYFSTLVNTFGGRWFDEKWNAELDTKPWQDAAGFYVHLLRDYGPPGASSNGFNENLALFATGHCAIWIDATVAAGFVTNRKGSQVADRVGFAQAPVARVPNGSHWFWAWALAVPKTSKKPDTAKSFLAWATSKDYIAQVGKSEGWASVPPGTRKSTYDNPEYVKAASFATLVNQAIQTADLRHPSAQPVPYVGIQYVAIPEFQAIGTTVGQALAGALTGQSSVEDALKGAQASVTATMQQAGYQ
- a CDS encoding HNH endonuclease, with product MPDGGQHFPALVLNADFRPLSYFPLSVWSWQDAVKAVFLDRVSVLSEYDAEVRSPSMSMRLPSVIALKDYIPAARRPAFTRFNVFLRDAFACQYCGERQPTPELTFDHVIPRSRGGRTTWENVVTACGPCNLRKGSRLPRECQMYPRAAPEQPSTWQLQENGRAFPPNYLHESWRDYLYWDSELEN
- a CDS encoding alpha/beta hydrolase; the encoded protein is MTSMPGAIQAVTPQEEHATMLDGPRWGPKEGRAAQLVVLCHGVGADGHDLIDLAPWWATAMPQAAFVAPDAPFPYDGAPMGRQWFGLWDRTPTQLEAGVDAAAPLLGAFIDAELARLGLPADAYALMGFSQGAMTALHTGLRRPVPPRVILAFSGALLAPHRLGEAPARPPVLLVHGEVDEVVPPSRSREAEAALLAAGFPVESLFCPRLGHGIDEAGLARGALALQRAFAEK